From a region of the Penaeus vannamei isolate JL-2024 chromosome 2, ASM4276789v1, whole genome shotgun sequence genome:
- the LOC138865452 gene encoding neurofilament heavy polypeptide-like yields the protein MPQQFIGQSRLVYEAEKDAKEVVYEPEKDDAQEPEKDDAQEVVYEPEKDAQEVVYAPEKDDALEVVYEPEKDAQEEVYEPEKDAKEDAQEEVYVPEKDAKEVVYEPEKDDAQEVVHEPEKDAQEVVYAPEKDDVLEVVYDPEKDAQEEVYEPEKDAKEEVVYEFEKDAKEVVYEPEKDAKEVVYEPEKDAQEEVYVPEKDAQEPEKDAKEVVYEPEKDAQEVVYESEKDAKEVVCEPKKDAQEEVYVPEKDAQEVVHEPEKDDAQEVVYEPEKDAQEVVYAPEKDDVQEVVYEPEKDDAQEVVYEPEKDAQEEVVYEPEKDGQEEVYEPEDAKEVVYEPEKDAQESEKDDAQEVVYEPEKDAQEVVYAPEKDDAQEVVYEPEKDAQEEVYEPEKDAKEVVYEPEKDAQEVVYESEKDAKEMVYEPEKDAQEEVYVPKKDAQEVVYEPEKDDAQEVVYNPEKDTQEDVYEPEKDAKEVVYEPEKDAQEPKKDDAQEVVYEPEKDDAQEVVYVPEKDDAQEVVYEPEKDAQEVVYEPEKDDAKEDAQEDIYEPEKDAKEVVYEPEKDAQEVVCESEKDAKELVYEPEKDAQEVYEPEKDAKEPEKDDAQEVVHEPEKDGQEVVYAPEKDDAQEVVYEPEKDAQEVVYAPEKDDAQEVVYEPEKDAQEVEVVYELEKDGQEVVYAPEKDDA from the exons ATGCCACAACAATTCATTGGGCAGTCCAGattggtctatgaggccgagaaggacgccaaagaggtggtctatgagcccgagaaggacgacgcccaggag cccgagaaggacgatgcccaggaggtggtctatgagccggagaaagacgcccaagaggtggtctatgcgCCCGAGAAGGACGATGCCctggaggtggtctatgagcccgaaaaggacgcccaagaggaggtctatgagcccgagaaggacgccaaagag gacgcccaagaggaggtctatgtgcccgagaaggacgccaaagaggtggtctatgagcccgagaaggacgatgCCCAGGAGGTGGTCCATGAGCCGgagaaagacgcccaagaggtggtctatgcgCCCGAGAAGGACGACGTCCTGGAGGTGGTCTATGATCCCGAaaaggacgcccaggaggaggtctatgagcccgagaaggacgccaaagag gaggtggtctatgagttTGAGAAGGACGCCAAAGAAGTGGTCTATGAGCCAGAGAAGGACGCCAAAGAAGTGGTCTATGAGccagagaaggacgcccaagaggaagTCTAtgtgcccgagaaggacgcccaagag cccgagaaggacgccaaagaggtggtctatgagcccgagaaggacgcccaggaggtggtctatgagtctGAGAAGGACGCCAAAGAAGTGGTCTGTGAGCCCaaaaaggacgcccaagaggaggtctatgtgcctgagaaggacgcccaagaggtagtccatgagcccgagaaggacgatgcccaggaggtggtctatgagccggagaaagacgcccaagaggtggtctatgcgCCCGAGAAGGACGACGTCCAGGAGGTggtctacgagcccgagaaggacgatgcccaggaggtggtctatgagcccgaaaaggacgcccaagaggag gtggtctatgagcccgaaaaGGACGGCCAGGaggaggtctatgagcccgaggacgccaaagaggtggtctatgagcccgagaaggatgcccaggag TCCGAGAAGGACgatgcccaggaggtggtctatgagcctgagaaagacgcccaagaggtggtctatgcgCCCGAGAAGGacgacgcccaggaggtggtctatgagccggaaaaggacgcccaagaggaggtctatgagcccgaaaaggacgccaaagaggtggtctatgagcccgagaaggacgcccaggaggtggtctatgagtctGAGAAGGACGCCAAAGAaatggtctatgagcccgaaaaggacgcccaagaggaggtctatgtgcccaagaaggacgcccaagaggtggtttatgagcccgagaaggacgatgcccaggaggtggtctataaTCCCGAAAAAGACACCCAAGAGGatgtctatgagcccgagaaggacgccaaagaggtggtctatgagcccgagaaggacgcccaggag cccaagaaggacgatgcccaggaggtggtctatgagcccgagaaggacgacgcccaggaggtggtctatgtgCCCGAGAAGGACgatgcccaggaggtggtctatgagccggAGAaagacgcccaggaggtggtctatgagcccgagaaggacgatgccaaggag GATGCCCAAGAGGAtatctatgagcccgagaaggacgccaaagaggtggtctatgagcccgaaaaggacgcccaggaggtggtctgtgAGTCTGAGAAGGACGCCAAAGAgttggtctatgagcccgaaaaggacgcccaggaggtctatgagcccgagaaggacgccaaagag cccgagaaggatgacgcccaggaggtggtccaTGAGCCGGAGAAAGATGGCCAAGAGGTAGTCTATGCACCCGAGAAGGACGATGCCCAGGAGGTGGTTTATGAACCGGAGAAAGACgctcaagaggtggtctatgcGCCCGAGAAGGacgacgcccaggaggtggtctatgagccggaaaaggacgcccaagaagtg gaggtggtctatgagctggAGAAAGAcggccaagaggtggtctatgcgCCCGAGAAGGACGACGCctag